The following proteins are co-located in the Aquarana catesbeiana isolate 2022-GZ linkage group LG02, ASM4218655v1, whole genome shotgun sequence genome:
- the LOC141126615 gene encoding olfactory receptor 51E1-like: MNPPTWLYSGGWNTLCPGLRRKGSCSLYRGQDAASVIQVMTETNNSTCSHISNFTLGGLPYLEDLNFWFGLFFLSMYMMAVLGNATLIYIIRVEQELHEPMYIFLFMLSVIELLIATAVMPQMLNIVWFARKNISFDACLAQMFFLHFLSALESGILVAMAVDRYMAICHPLRYTAILTHQNITKISLVNLARGLAVMIPIPLIIKRLPYWWSNRLTHSYCLHQDVMKLACGDIRVNIIYGMFVIASIMGIDSLFISISYLLIIKEAVCLVKESSLKAISTCAAHICAVLVYYIPLIGLSVMHRVPNGPIPNLHILFGNIYLLLPPVINPLIYGIKTKQIRNRLAKLFRKGKICKRKSRNKTSPGL; this comes from the exons ATGAATCCCCCGACCTGGCTGTACTCTGGAGGATGGAACACCTTGTGTCCCGGACTTAGGAGGAAAGGATCCTGCAGTTTGTACAGAG GACAAGATGCAGCTTCTGTGATCCAGGTCATGACGGAGACAAACAACTCAACGTGCAGCCATATCAGTAATTTCACCCTCGGTGGCCTCCCGTACCTAGAAGACTTGAATTTCTGGTTTGGATTGTTCTTCCTCTCGATGTATATGATGGCGGTCCTCGGGAATGCCACCCTCATTTATATCATTAGGGTGGAGCAGGAACTTCATGAGCCCATGTACATCTTCCTCTTCATGCTTTCAGTGATAGAGCTCCTGATCGCCACCGCCGTCATGCCCCAGATGCTGAACATTGTCTGGTTTGCCCGCAAGAACATCTCCTTTGATGCCTGCCTGGCTCAAATGTTCTTCCTCCATTTCCTGTCCGCCCTGGAGTCTGGGATACTAGTGGCCATGGCCGTAGACCGATACATGGCCATCTGCCACCCTCTCCGGTATACTGCTATTTTAACCCACCAGAACATTACGAAGATCTCCCTGGTCAACCTGGCCAGAGGGTTGGCGGTGATGATCCCCATTCCCCTGATTATCAAGCGGCTGCCCTATTGGTGGAGCAATCGCTTGACCCATTCCTACTGCCTCCACCAGGACGTCATGAAGTTGGCCTGCGGCGACATAAGAGTGAACATCATCTACGGAATGTTCGTCATCGCCTCCATCATGGGCATTGACTCGCTGTTCATCTCCATCTCCTACCTGCTGATTATAAAGGAGGCTGTTTGTCTGGTGAAGGAGTCCAGTCTGAAGGCCATCAGTACCTGTGCCGCCCACATATGTGCCGTCCTCGTTTACTACATCCCCCTCATCGGCCTTTCTGTGATGCACCGGGTTCCCAACGGTCCGATTCCCAACCTGCATATCCTGTTTGGAAATATCTACCTTCTACTCCCTCCCGTGATTAACCCCTTAATCTATGGGATTAAAACCAAGCAGATCCGCAACAGGCTGGCCAAGCTGTTCAGGAAAGGGAAAATATGCAAAAGGAAAAGCAGGAACAAGACATCCCCGGGACTTTGA